The Hemibagrus wyckioides isolate EC202008001 linkage group LG12, SWU_Hwy_1.0, whole genome shotgun sequence genome includes a window with the following:
- the LOC131362940 gene encoding uncharacterized protein LOC131362940, whose protein sequence is MDSQIAKKNQSLTTAEEMRNQTKLVMQPYANWEEYLTPAPLSIAILGELVFISSKTDFSFNKNPPKGGYKFIRYPDSFRACLMQVCNSGWWAFNEAHKNMDQIRLHIMAVPDYMKMAVKILFQGNDEVVEAYLPDLLENIHVIADDCLELAISTEKKFIDYHYNIIMELLEACVNAEHFYGEELDAIKKKLDEAKLRKRSSENARFRIEQSCAQLDKTRDMYGKSVENMEKNQKELTEILITMRNCEVKERDFNTTIQMLVKGMDAMGRVKEQWEKMVCFFQMVSNIVEISLTRTLKDFVSTFEKTQKLSYNAKLFSKDLYNQACQASNIASLVNMISTTYTEVSTKHLMDRVSSLGKLMAMDKEKPEFQSEVEQLRNSCDGAQRAILALVLKNKKEFEGKSDARLEKIDKELLAILPAASPEEMKSIQAAVKSGFTEEEEAAYV, encoded by the coding sequence ATGGATTCCCAAATTGCAAAGAAAAATCAAAGCCTCACAACAGCTGAGGAGATGAGGAACCAAACCAAGCTTGTGATGCAGCCGTATGCTAACTGGGAGGAGTATCTGACTCCTGCTCCACTCTCCATAGCCATCCTGGGAGAGCTGGTCTTCATCTCCTCCAAAACTGATTTCTCCTTCAACAAGAACCCACCTAAAGGTGGCTACAAGTTCATCAGATACCCAGATTCATTTCGTGCCTGCCTCATGCAGGTGTGTAACTCAGGCTGGTGGGCTTTCAATGAGGCCCATAAGAACATGGATCAGATTAGACTCCACATCATGGCAGTTCCAGATTACATGAAGATGGCTGTGAAGATCCTGTTCCAAGGCAATGATGAGGTTGTTGAAGCCTACCTCCCTGACTTGCTGGAGAACATCCATGTCATTGCAGATGATTGTCTTGAGCTGGCTATTTCAACAGAAAAGAAGTTCATTGATTACCATTACAACATTATCATGGAACTGCTGGAAGCATGTGTAAATGCTGAGCACTTTTATGGAGAGGAGCTGGATGCTATCAAGAAGAAACTGGATGAGGCCAAGCTGAGGAAACGGTCATCAGAGAATGCCAGGTTCCGCATAGAGCAGAGCTGTGCTCAACTGGACAAGACCAGAGACATGTATGGGAAGAGtgtggagaacatggagaaGAACCAAAAGGAGCTGACTGAAATCCTGATCACCATGAGGAACTGTGAGGTcaaagagagagattttaacACCACTATACAAATGCTGGTTAAGGGTATGGATGCCATGGGGAGAGTGAAGGAGCAGTGGGAGAAGATGGTGTGCTTCTTTCAGATGGTGTCCAACATTGTGGAAATCAGTCTGACCAGAACCCTTAAAGATTTTGTCTCTACATTTGAGAAGACACAGAAACTTTCCTACAATGCAAAGCTCTTCTCCAAAGATCTCTACAATCAAGCCTGTCAAGCCTCTAACATCGCCAGCCTTGTCAACATGATCTCTACAACCTACACTGAGGTGTCCACCAAGCACCTCATGGATCGTGTCAGCTCTCTGGGAAAACTGATGGCCATGGACAAGGAAAAGCCAGAGTTTCAGTCAGAGGTGGAGCAGTTACGGAACTCCTGTGATGGGGCTCAGAGAGCCATCTTAGCTCTTGTCCTCAAGAACAAGAAAGAGTTTGAAGGGAAGAGTGATGCAAGACTGGAGAAGATCGATAAAGAGTTGCTCGCCATTCTCCCTGCTGCTTCtccagaagagatgaagagcaTTCAAGCAGCTGTTAAAAGTGGATtcacagaggaagaggaagcagCTTATGTCTGA